The Pseudomonas wenzhouensis genome has a segment encoding these proteins:
- a CDS encoding acetyl-CoA carboxylase biotin carboxylase subunit, giving the protein MIRKILIANRGEIAVRIVRACAEMGIRSVAIYSDADRHALHVKRADEAHSIGEDPLAGYLNPRKLVNLAVETGCDALHPGYGFLSENAELAEICAERGVKFIGPSAEVIRRMGDKTEARRSMMAAGVPCTPGTEGNVADLAEALREAERIGYPVMLKATSGGGGRGIRRCNSRAELEQAYPRVISEATKAFGSAEVFLEKCIVNPKHIEAQILADSFGNTVHLYERDCSIQRRNQKLIEIAPSPQLTPEQRAYIGDLAVRAAQAVGYENAGTVEFLLAEGEVYFMEMNTRVQVEHTITEEITGIDIVREQIRIASGQPLSVKQEDIIHRGYALQFRINAEDPKNNFLPSFGKITRYYAPGGPGVRTDTAIYTGYTIPPYYDSMCLKLIVWALTWEEALDRGLRALDDMRVQGVKTTAAYYQEILRNGEFRSGQFNTSFVEAHPELTQYSIKRNPSHLAIAIATAIAAHAGL; this is encoded by the coding sequence GTGATAAGAAAAATACTGATCGCCAACCGTGGTGAGATTGCCGTCCGCATCGTGCGGGCCTGTGCCGAGATGGGTATTCGCTCGGTGGCAATTTATTCCGACGCCGATCGCCATGCCCTGCACGTCAAGCGTGCCGACGAGGCGCACAGCATTGGCGAAGACCCGCTGGCCGGCTATCTGAACCCGCGCAAGCTGGTCAACCTGGCGGTGGAAACCGGCTGCGACGCGCTGCATCCCGGCTATGGCTTCCTCTCCGAAAACGCCGAACTGGCGGAAATCTGCGCCGAACGCGGGGTCAAGTTCATCGGTCCAAGCGCCGAAGTCATCCGCCGCATGGGCGACAAGACCGAAGCGCGCCGCAGCATGATGGCCGCTGGCGTCCCCTGCACGCCCGGCACCGAAGGCAACGTCGCCGACCTGGCCGAAGCCCTGCGTGAAGCCGAGCGCATCGGTTATCCGGTGATGCTCAAGGCCACCTCCGGTGGTGGCGGTCGCGGGATTCGCCGCTGCAACTCGCGCGCCGAGCTGGAGCAAGCCTATCCACGGGTCATCTCCGAGGCGACCAAGGCCTTCGGCAGCGCGGAAGTCTTCCTGGAAAAATGCATCGTCAACCCGAAGCACATCGAGGCGCAGATTCTCGCCGACAGCTTCGGCAACACCGTGCACCTGTATGAGCGCGACTGCTCGATCCAGCGCCGCAACCAGAAGCTCATCGAGATTGCCCCAAGCCCGCAGCTGACCCCCGAGCAGCGCGCCTATATCGGCGACCTGGCCGTGCGCGCCGCGCAGGCCGTGGGCTATGAGAATGCCGGCACCGTGGAGTTCCTGCTCGCCGAGGGCGAGGTGTACTTCATGGAGATGAACACCCGGGTGCAGGTGGAACACACCATCACCGAGGAAATCACCGGCATCGATATCGTGCGTGAGCAGATCCGCATCGCCAGCGGCCAGCCACTGTCGGTCAAGCAGGAGGACATCATCCACCGTGGATATGCCCTGCAGTTCCGTATCAATGCCGAAGACCCGAAGAACAACTTCCTGCCCTCGTTCGGCAAGATCACCCGTTACTACGCGCCCGGCGGCCCCGGCGTGCGCACCGACACGGCGATCTACACCGGCTACACCATTCCGCCGTATTACGACTCGATGTGCCTGAAGCTGATCGTCTGGGCGCTGACCTGGGAAGAGGCGCTGGATCGCGGGCTGCGCGCGCTGGATGACATGCGTGTGCAGGGGGTGAAGACCACCGCCGCGTACTACCAGGAAATCCTGCGCAACGGCGAGTTCCGTAGCGGCCAGTTCAACACCAGCTTCGTCGAGGCGCACCCGGAACTGACCCAGTATTCGATCAAGCGCAACCCGTCGCACCTGGCCATCGCCATCGCGACCGCCATTGCCGCCCACGCGGGACTCTAA